Part of the Manis javanica isolate MJ-LG chromosome 9, MJ_LKY, whole genome shotgun sequence genome, ttttaaaaaaagcaaatattaacacaaAGTATCAAACCACTTAGCTGGCTAGTTCCTGAAGAGAACAACCGAATCATCTTACAGatggcacagaaagaaaagacatttttacagAGCACCACAATTGGctgtctttggtccatttcagtGTGGTGATCTgcatgtccagaatatataaaatgtgaattatCAACTGTTTGTGGTTATCTCTGGGTAAGTAACCTCTGAATTTTGATCTTCCTGGTTTTATACACCATGGGTCCTCCCagttgtcttccctgtgatcctaagcccattttatttttgctttgtggcAGAAAGGGAATTAAAGTGCCCAGTGGGATTTGCCATTTCTGCAAAGACTGTTCTTTAAGCAACTGTATATTTGTTCATCCTGTTTCAGAGAAGGCTTGTATATGACATACATACCAGTTTTTACTAAGATGCCCAGCATGCCGACATTCTGAGCCCCACCAACATCATCCCTGCAATCCTAGAAAAGCATGAAGAAAGAATTTAGTCCAGTGTCTTCAGTTTGCTTGACAACAAAACCCTACCAATTGATTTGATTTATTAGGCTGGAATGGCGAACTATActcccatgatttttttcttaaaattaaagagAGTGTGTATAAATGGGTAAATCCACATGTCTGAGGAGTCATACCATCTGGGAAGAGAAGCATCACAGAGGTGGAAAGTATATAACAGAACAGTGATTCTAGTAACCAAACCCAAAGAACAATTACAGTTCTTCATGTTTTGCCCCATGTAcatttgtctctttttaaaacaGATGATGGAAAAAAAGCATTCTGTCCCTGTGGCAGCTTTTAGATGAACAATCCAACTGCAGGCAGTGAATGAACTAAGTTCAGAAGACAGCTTTTCTGACATCAACGTAATATATTCCCACCTAACTGTAAGAGGTAGAATCAAATCACTTAAGTATACTTATTTGTGACTGTTTGATACTCACTTCATACTTGGGAATAACAGCTCAGTTGGAAAAGGAAGCTCCTCTTTCCATTTCTCAAGATAGGGATGAATTAAATTCAAGGTAATAAAAATCCACAGATAGTAAgaatcatcaagaaaatgaaagctgCCATCTCACATCTAAAGGCAAATTCATGTAGATCATGCCTGAAGAAGTTTTTCCTTAAAATCATTAGTATTATTCAACAGCTCTTGGAAATAAGTTTCAGAATGTCAAAATCTTTATTCAACATCTAACTTAAAACCTTTTCTGTTGCACCTAAACTTACCCTGCTGAAACACTGGCaatggaagaggaagggaaggaagaagggaggtggGAAAAAGTAGACaatgaaaaaggaagggaaaaactaCCACTCTTGGATAGCACCCCCACATATAGCCAAACATTGCTATTCCATGCCCTGTCCATCACCCATCCTGTCCCAGTAGCAGTGTCTCCTGGGATAAAGATTTCTGAAGTCTCTAGGCTCAGACAACCACTTCTTCAAACACACATTTGCTAAAGCCAACTAAGGTTTGCTAAGAAGAAAGGATGTGACTGAAAAGATGGTTTCTCAAAACAGTATCAAGTTCAATTATTGATCCTCTTTGGTTTTAGGTGAAGTAGACAACATAAGTAGGAAGACAAATCAGAAGGCCCATGATACACTGGCGCCATCACAAGTTAAGACAGCAAGACATCTCTAGTTTGTTTTGGAGGGAGTCCACAGCCTCAAGTTCTACTTCCAGCTGTGCCTCTAATTAGCTATGGGAATTTAGGCACCGAGATTTATCTCTCCAGAGTTCAGTTTTCCAGTGTATGAAATGAGGAAGTTTGGACCAGACAGTCTCGATGGTCCCTTGCAGTCTAATGtgttatttaaaattgaattgAACTGCCACCTACGTACCACAGGGCAGTGCAATCTCTAGCTTTTCCCCCTCGTGGCACACAGGGAAGCTAATGTTCTCCCAGTACTCTGGGATAAACTGACAAGACACACGGCCAGAGGTCACCAGCTAGGGACTCCAATTGTCCAGGTTCAGCCCTGCCACTTAAAGGGCTGAGAAAGGTCTGAGGCAATTAGTATCTTTAACTTTTTGTGGCACACTGATTGGGAAGTTCTTCCATAAAGCACACACTGGGAAAGAAATCAATAATGGTAGAATTTTTTAGCTATAGGTTGTTCTCTGCCTaagtaatactaaaaaaaaaatctaaacttgTGTGGaagttttcttcaaagacataTAAAGCATTTAATTGACTTGCAAAAGACAGTTTTTTGAATTGTATATATCTCATCATACTATGAGGAATGTCAATAGCTACTGGAAAGCCTGTTTCATAGGCAGCCACTCAGGAGCATCTGATAGGGTCAGTAACACAGTCGGCTTGCGCTTCACAGCAATGCTTTGAAGCCAGCTCTGCCCTGTGTGACAGGTGAACTTGGGGCTTTTCCTGGGCTCTTCTACTTACATCTCCTATCATGACGGCCTCCTCAGGTTCACAGCCAGTGCCCCGCAATGCTTCCAAAAAGaatgttttctctggttttcccaCTACAGTGGCTTTGGTGTCCGTGGCATACTCTAAAGCAGTCACAAATGGTCCAGGCCCTAGGGCCAAGCCATCTCTCCTCTTGTAATACCTGGCTTTGTGGATTGCTATCAGAGGGGCCCCATCCAGGAGTAACCTAGAgggacaaagaaaatggaaattggCTAGAAGCAAGGCTTTATGACTGGAAAAAGAGTGTCAGACTTACAAAGCTTTTTTATTCACACTCACAGAAACAAATAGTTTCTTATTAACTTTTAATGACTTGCTGTCTTCTAATGAATTTGCTAATAAGAACTGCTCGGAATTACTCTCAGATACACTAAAGAAAGGTGATAGATTATTAAATTTGGGATTGCTTCAACCTTTTACCTTTAGTGGTTTCAGACACTTTACCCAAATCACCAGggaaagagaattaaaagaaGTAAAGCTAAATAAGACACTCTAGGGAAGAAGCTTAACTTAATGAGATGAGTTGTTTCAACTTTCCCTAATGGTAAGCAGGAGGCTCTCGAGCCTTTTACAATCTGACATGACTGTTGCGGCAGTGACACTGCCAGCAAGCCCTGAGGTATGTGAATTCCACTTCCCTCTTCTCCAAAATGTTTCTTTCTAATTCAGAAGTTTAACAGAGCATTCTACAGATACTTTCGGCTAGTACCTTTACCTCTTCTTTCTAACTTGTGACTGTTTCTGACATTACCTTGCAAACCAGGCTGTCTTCCCGGAAGCAGATGCCAACACGGTTTTAAGGGAGAGCCTGTCCTGTCAAGTCCCTTTGTTTGTCCTGACGAAGGACATACTCTCACACCAACCGAAAGGGCATGGAGATTTCCCATTAGTCTGAGAACCAAACTCTACACATAGCTAAGGATCCTCATTAGTGACTCAGGCAAAACATAACACAACAGATTCAAAACCCCCCATCAACTTCTTAACATTCAACCCCAACCTGCACCTCATCCAGAAAAATCTGCCATCCATCCCAACAGCAGAGCCTCTGACCACACAGCAgaaacactcacacacattatcaTCTAATGGAGTGCAGGACACAGTGTGTTTCTTAAACTGCTTGTAACTGATGTAATAAATGATCTCACTGGCTTAATTTACTTTAAGTCATCTCCttagttaaaatatttagtatgtcCATTGAGGAAGAATTCATCACATCTTACCCTTCACAATTATGAGTAATTAAGCGCTCAACTATGAAACTGCTAAATTATTCTTGTCAGTGGGCATGGAAATGCCTTCCTGTGGGAGATGCAGAATTCAGACATTtatgattaaatattttattaagtaaaaaCCAATGCTGGACAATTACAGGGCCTTATTGTTAGTTACTATGAATTGTTCACAGCACAGGACAGATCCTTCAAATTTATTCACTACActaatacaaatttatttcttaaagcagATCTTAAAATCCAACTGCTAGGAAACCTGAAAAAGCCACTATGTTGGCTTTAAAGAACCACAGCTGATAGCAATGAGATAATAATGGGTGATTTATCTATCTCCCCTCTTTTGTCACCCTGCCCCCAATCCCATTTATTTGCTTCTCCACCACGGAACTGGAATTCTTTATGCAACAGACCTCAAAATTGCTTTTCACTTATATAGCTAAACTAAAAACTCATTTGATTTagctttgttaatattttattatatattaactgGGGATAAGACTTATCAGCTTGATTGATGTGTGTACTTAATTCCCAGGCAGTACTTTAGTGCTTTCCCTGGAAGAGCTGAAACTGTGGGCCCCTCATTTCCCTAAATGGGAACTGGTCCTACACTAGGCTGGAGAAGATAGACATCTCTCAGGGAACACTTCCTGTTTCATCATGCTTCTCTGCACAGCTCGATCACATCTTTGAAGAGCCAAGGCATATTCAGGATGGATGGAAAGGTAAATGTTTTCTAGGACACAGATGAAAAGATCTTTTATAGtcaaacattgaaaaataataaaaccagacACCCCAATACTTGGAGCCTTTTTTACACTTACTAGGCAGGGCAACAAAGGCTTGCTTGTTTTTGTTACCAGAAGAAAGGCATCAGCAGGAAATATGATAATTTTCTGTCTATATCTAAATATGAGCCCACTGAGGTGCAGGAAGCAAAAAAAGGCACAAAGAAGGCCTGATGCAAAAATTGCTGGCTGTTAAGTTCCacgaaggcaaaagaaaaaaacctgtaaaAAGTCTTAGTCAGGGAGCAGGGCCACAATATAAAACTCTTAGGCAGAGTAGTGAGACAAAAGCTAAGGGGCTAACTTAAATTCAGAGACACAGAACATTACTAGAAGGGACCTTAAAGAACATCAAGTCCACTTCACAAACAcaccctgttttacagatgaggagatcaTCCAGAGATGTTGGCCAAAATCAACCGCACACCAAGCAGAGCCAGAAAGAAGAACTTCTGAAAACCAATCTAGCACTCCTTCAAATATACTATATTATCTTTCTAAATAACCGAACTCTTCCAGGAAAACCATAAACTCTGCACCATTTCCACTGGAGATGGAGTATGTGAAAATGACATTACATGGCAGCTTAAGTAACTGTCAGACACCTCCTAGGTCCAACATTAAACCAATGAGTCCTtttctgcccaccctccacaGCGATCCTCCCCTAATCATTCTCATCTCACCCAGTTGCACAAGCCAGAAACCGAGTAGCCCCTCTTGATTTCTcactctccctcaccctcctACATTCCTATTCATTAGCAAATCCAAAATTGTTAATtccaaaaataaatgcatttcaaaaCCATCTTACTCTCTCTCCTGAACTTCTGCAATAGTCTCCTACCTGGTCTTCCTGCTTTCTGCTCCTGTCTTATTCAATCCATGGTACAGGCAATTGTGACAGTTCTAAAAGTACAGACAGCGTCATGTCCCTCCCAACACTTGAAACCCTTCAATAACTTCTCATTGCAAACAGTATTAAACCCCAAGTCCTTCATGCAGCCTATAACGCCTCACCCTATCTGGCCACCATCTACATTTCCAATCTCAGGTCACCTTCTGTATCATTGATTGTGTGCTACACACAATAGTCTTTTCTCACTtcctaaaagcaaaacaacaaaaaaagttagTTTTTTCTGTTTCAGCCCACAAACATGGTATGTCCACCTACTGAAACAGTTTCCCATACTTTTCCCAGTTATCTTTTGCTCATTTGTCAGATCTCAGCTTAACTGTCAGCACTCAGAGAAGCTATTCCCAACCTACCTATTTAGAGTGGACTTGCTCCTCACATTGAATCTCTAGCTCAtccccctttttcatttctgtcactTCCCAAAATTTGTAATCTTTACTCAGTTGTTTGGTCTGTCTTCTTCACTATAATTTAATATCCACGGTGCCTATCTGTTTTACTCATCACTGTATTTCTTActtccaaaaagcaaacaaacaaaataccctTGTACCTCTAACTGATACCACAAATCATGGTTACTGAGTAATGGGTGAAGCTCTGTATGCCTCAGTGTcctgatctataaaatggagaataaTGCTTACCTTCTTGGGGAACAGAGGTGATGTAGGCAAAGTTTTTCACAGTATCTAATGGTAAtgacaattatttttattcataaatacagaaagtGTGGTATCTATGCTACTTGAAATAAGTAATGGCAAATCACTTCATGTTTGTGGGCCTTGGTTTCTTACAAATGAAGAGGTTGAAGCAGATCAGTGCATTTCTTATCAGCTGATGGGTTGAACTCAACCTCAGCACCCCTGACAGTTTGGATGGGAAAATGCTTTGCTGTGGGGGCTGTCCTCTACACCATACAGTGTTTAGCAGCATTCCCAGACGTACCCACCAGATGCCAGCAGGCCTCCCCTTTCCCTAGTTGTGACAACCAGAAACGTGCCCAGACAGTGACAAACGTCTCCTgagaagcaaactgtcctggctgagaaccactgaaccAGATGACTGCCAAAGTCTTGACACTCAGCATATTTAAAACCAATACCAATCAACTGGacagacacaaactaccaaaacatcaaataaaataaatatatcacgAACTATATAGTAAAGGAAAAATCCCATGAACACTTAATTGAAACCCTCAAAACAGCTCCAAAGGCAACTGACACTGTAAATTTCTCATGAATAGACTTCCTATTACCACTTCTATTTAGCACTGTAATTGGGGTCCTAGGCAGTGtgataaagcaagaaaaagaaatgaaaatctaaaGGTTGGTAAgggagaagtaaaattgtcagtaCTTGTAGATGACACAATTGTCTATATAGAAAATTCAATCTTAATGATTCTATAAATATAGAATTAGCAAGTAAATGTAAGGTCAGTGAATACAAGGTTAACATACAAAAActcaattatatttctatgaaTTAGCAACAAgcagttaaaaatgaaatttaacaaaatatcatTAGAAGAACTTCAAACAACATGAAATTCAAGGATTAATTTAACAGATGCCTAAAAATCATACTGTAAAAACTGCAAAACACTGCtgacagaatataaaaataaaacctaaataaatggagatacatCCCATTTTCATAGACTGGAAGACACATTATTATTCAGATGCAAATTCTACTCAAATCCATAGATTTAAGAGAGTTGTCGATCAAACATCCAGTGGGAGTTTTTTGTGGATATTGACCAGatgattccaaaatttatatggaaatgcaaaggatgtAGAGTATCTAAGAcaatcttaaaaaagaataaagttgaagAATGTACACTACCAGGTATTAAGAATTATTATAGAGCTACAGAATTCAAGACAGTGTGGAATGGTACAAGTAAACAGCCACATATAGTCACTTGATTTATGTCAAAAGCACCAAAGTATCACTGAAGTTCTGTGAGGGAAGGAAAAGTTCTGTACAATAAATGTGGCTGAAACTGTATCTGTACAAAAAAAAGATGAACTTTTACCTCCCAAAAttcacaaaattaattcaaaatagatcctAGACCTAACTGttaaagaaagaacaataaagcttgcagaagaaaacatgggagagtATCTTCATGGTTGCTGAGTGGGCAAAGATTTCCTCAGcataacagaagaaaatactGACAAATGGACtctatcaaaattaagaacttccaATGTTATACTGTTAAGAGAGTGACAAGGCAAACCACAGACAGGGGTAATATACCTGCATCTATATATCCAACAAAATAGTTGTATACATCACACataaagagctcctacaaatcattaagaaaaatacaattcaattagaaaaaatagatttgaatGGGTACATCACAAAAGAAGTTACCATCCAATGGCCaagaagtacatgaaaaggttTCAACAACATTACTCTACAGAGAAGTACACATAGAAACTCAGTAAGATACCACTGTGAACACACAAAAGAGAACAGCTACAATTCCATAGACTGGCAAGAGACTGTAAGAAAGGAGAGCAATTGGAACTACTCTCAACTCACAGCTATGGGAACATACCACTTGGTACAATCACTTTAGAAAACTGTTTAGCAGTATTTACTAAAGCTAAACAAATACTTATCCTATTATCCTGTAATTTTACTTCTAGATAtagacccaagagaaatgaatgcaTATGTCCCCCAAAAGACATGTAGGAGAATGTTCACAGCAGGTTTattcataaaactgaaaacaatccaaacacctattaacaaaattaatagtgataaattaataatattaatattaataattattttacattaataaatattcatacaACAGACTACTAGATacaaaacaaatttaagaaaaagaaacaagacaaggtACTACTACGTGCAACAacttggataaatctcaaaaagagacaaaaaaaaaaagaactggcaATACTGATAGAAGTCAGAGTAGTGGTTACTTTAAGGAAGGGGTGATATTCACTGAGGTAGGGAGCCCTCTTGGGTTCTGGAAATGTCCACTATCTGGATCAGAGTGAGGGTTATACAGGTACATCTATgtgtaaaattttattaatttgtatactgataatttatttcctttattatgcatgttatatatcaatttttaaaatatcaggtttatatatatataacatatatatatatatatatatgctttattcACCTGAAACAGAGTAGCAAGAGTTGCCTTGATTATAAAAGAATTTcctcaattaattaaaaatgagtaGTGACTGATAATCAATTCAATATTCTATGATTTTCAAATTGGCATATAAAGTTGTCTTCTTGCATATGCCAATGGTATGTTTTAAATAACCCAAGTTAAGTCTTAAACAATTTCTCATCTCCAACATCtccaaagtgttttatttttatagtccAGACTTTAATTAAAAAGACTGCATAGCAGTCAGCCctttcaaaatggaaaaagctCATAGATGTATTTCTAATTTGAGCCCTACTAGCACACTGCTCTAAAATTCCTCATGCCCAGGCCTTTAAATACTTGGAAATGAATAACTGAGGCCACTATAGttgacttttttccctttttttttaaccttctaagaaattaaatattttggagtaattaagctttttattttttctcaaggAGATAGGGAAAAGAAAGCAATCTAACATTCAACAGAAACCATTTATGATGATAAGAATCTTCtccccaaaaacaaaaataatttctgagCACCTCTAAGACTTTTGGAGGGTTCTTGTACCTTATATAAcaattataggaaaaaaattattaataaagcttCAAAACATTACTCTTAAGCAGCCTTCATCTCTGCATTTAAACGTGAAAATTGTAATGTCACTTATCTTCAGTTACTATTACATATTATTTAATAAGCTCCTCAAAGAAGCTGGAGAGCAGTTGCTCTTCAGGTAGAAAAAACAACTTGTACTTTTTCTAGGTTCAGAACTTCCATGCAGTTTTCCCCCCAAATTCCTTAGGTCCAGCAACTATACCTCTCAAAAAAcatcttaaggaaaaaaacaaaaacattgctTAATATTCTGTTCTCAGAAGCTTTTTTAAAACCAATGTCAAAATCCTGGAAATAAGCAATAGGAAACACACTTCATTGCACTTCTTAAAGTGAAATATGCTACAGGAATCAAACGtattttagaagaatatttaagaatatagaacaacaataacaacaacaaaagaatataGAACAACATGCACAACAGACTGTTAGGTTGTGAAAAGCAAGTTACCACATGGTATGTATACGTCTCCATTTTGTCTAACTAGGTATGTGCATCGAAACAAACTGGCTTTGTGCTAAAACATTAACTTGGCTTTCTTTAGGTAGCAGGATTACaagtaatatttattattctttttctttttgggggcacttaaaatatttcacaatgaaGATGTATTACTTTTGTgcctagatttttcttttttagtcttgTTAAATACTAAATTCAAGTTAGATTATTAAGTGATCTGCTTGCCCAGATAGCCTTCCTCCGAGTAgagataatccaattaaatttTAATTGGTCCACTACTAAAATGCTCAAGCTTTGGGTTTCCAATTCAGGTCAGAAGATGAAAACAGACTTTGCTACAACTAGGACTACAGCTGGGAACATGAAAGAATGGGAGCTATGGCTATACATACTGATGAACCATATAGTATTACCAGGGAAGAAAACAATTGATGaacacataaaatattaaacatgcaATAAAAATACTACATCCTGTGTAGGGATACCTACATATGTGTTACAAGTATAAAGAAATTAGTGACAGTGATAAACACAAAATTCATAATCCTGATTACTTTGCCTCTTGGGCAATAAAACTGGGGAGGGATACACAGAGGACATCAAATGTGttgatgattttatttcttaaactggTTGATAGGCATATGTGTTTATTGTATAATTCTATCTTTTATATTTGGTAGAAGGAAAAAAGCCACTAATGGCTCTTAGGATTTGAGTGTCTTATAGAGCCAAACATCAATCATGTCTACTCCCTATAATGGTCCATATCCTTCCCCAAAACGAATTCTTTAAAATTCAGTATTCTCAATTTCATCCAGACATTTAAGGCATATTTGTAGACAAACTGTACTATGTATTTTGGGGGTGGCTACCCATCAAAACACAGTAAATAAAAGGCAGTGCAATGCGGAAGGTTGATGTTATCTGCCTGAGGGAAATAAGCCTCTAAAGCTGATATTCAGGGCAGCTATGCAATGGGGTTTAAAATTCAATGTTTATTCTTATTATCAACCTGAATAGTAATTTAACTAATCGGTGGTTCATTTGAGATGTCTGTATTTGCCACACACAATCCAAACAGCTACAGTCATTGGTTGGAAGGAAGAGTCTCTGTGGAGACATCAATATGCAAAGAAGGGCAAGACCTAAAATCCTTCTGTTAATTCTCCACCCAGCTGTTAAGTGCATTTGTGAAATTAGAGTTGACCTATAAGTGCACTGTAATGCTTTAAAATgtagtgtttaaaaaaatcaatatggtTAGGGAAGTATACTAATTAGACAACATCCGAGTAATTACAAAGTCAGTATTATGtcaacatacatttttattatcttgaGTCTGGTATTCATCTGAGAGAGACCTCCCAACTTTCTATTAAATATGTCCTTCCCAAATTACCAGCTAAAATCAATCAATACGTTCTTGAATTCTGTGGTTAAAGAGATGAGTAAAGGTAGTAGGGGTAAATtcagaagcaaaaaagaacacattctctattttaaatgaaaactgataTTG contains:
- the HDHD2 gene encoding haloacid dehalogenase-like hydrolase domain-containing protein 2 isoform X2; this translates as MLLVDDRALPDFRGIQTSDPNAVVIGLAPEHFHYQILNQAFRLLLDGAPLIAIHKARYYKRRDGLALGPGPFVTALEYATDTKATVVGKPEKTFFLEALRGTGCEPEEAVMIGDDCRDDVGGAQNVGMLGILVKTGKYRAADEEKINPSPYLTCESFPHAVDHILQHLL